One uncultured Fibrobacter sp. genomic window carries:
- the thiS gene encoding sulfur carrier protein ThiS codes for MLTINGQSVDAAGKTVAEYLAEAGYNTVRIAVERNEEIVPKAKYAETVLADGDVVEVVNFVGGG; via the coding sequence ATGCTGACGATTAATGGACAGAGTGTCGATGCGGCGGGGAAGACCGTCGCCGAATACCTTGCGGAAGCGGGGTACAATACCGTGCGCATTGCCGTGGAGCGGAACGAAGAAATTGTTCCGAAGGCGAAGTATGCCGAGACGGTGCTCGCCGATGGCGACGTGGTCGAGGTCGTGAACTTTGTAGGTGGCGGGTGA
- the thiF gene encoding thiamine biosynthesis protein ThiF, translating to METRVPTREEMFAALEKRQGADAVRKLQATIVAVCGLGGLGSNIAISLARAGVGKLILVDFDCVDVTNLHRQQYKACQVGLPKPEALLANLKEIAPYTEYETHFEKVTAENVATLLANADVVCEAFDNAEAKAMLVNAVLETMPDKFLVAASGMAGFDGGNTIRTRKITDKFYLCGDGVSDVADGIGLVAPRVMLCAAHQALTAVRLILGMD from the coding sequence ATGGAAACTCGCGTGCCGACTCGCGAAGAAATGTTTGCCGCGCTCGAGAAGCGGCAGGGTGCCGATGCCGTGCGCAAGTTGCAGGCGACGATCGTTGCTGTATGCGGGCTGGGCGGGCTCGGCTCGAATATCGCGATTTCTTTGGCGCGTGCCGGTGTAGGGAAACTTATTCTCGTGGATTTTGACTGTGTCGACGTGACGAACCTGCACCGTCAGCAATACAAGGCGTGTCAGGTTGGCCTCCCCAAACCCGAAGCTCTGCTTGCGAACTTGAAAGAGATTGCCCCGTACACGGAATACGAAACGCATTTTGAGAAGGTGACTGCCGAGAATGTGGCAACGCTCCTTGCAAATGCCGATGTGGTTTGCGAGGCGTTCGATAATGCCGAGGCGAAGGCGATGCTTGTGAATGCGGTCCTCGAGACGATGCCGGACAAGTTCCTGGTGGCGGCTTCCGGGATGGCGGGCTTTGACGGCGGGAATACCATCCGTACCCGTAAGATTACGGACAAATTTTACCTCTGCGGCGACGGGGTGAGCGATGTCGCCGACGGAATCGGGCTGGTAGCTCCGCGAGTGATGCTTTGTGCCGCGCACCAGGCCCTTACGGCGGTTCGGCTGATTCTTGGCATGGATTAG
- a CDS encoding acyl-CoA carboxylase subunit beta, which produces MWNEKHMTKLEGLLAQAQAAGGAARVDKQHQSGKFTARERMEMLFDAGTFVEIGALRKSSNRVLKESKVILGDGVVTGYGKVNGRLVFASSQDFTVGGGALGQCHAEKICRVLDMAVEAGAPFVALNDSGGARIDEGVFSLAGYSAIMARNVWASGVIPQIAVIMGPCAGGACYSPALSDFIFMTKQTSQMFLTGPAVVKQVMGENITAAELGGAPVHTSKSGVAHFMYDDDKSCLEGVRKLLSYLPQSNRKGTAECNCKLAEAAKNDEAGFFKKLFSKSESNDVAASFDNSATIQDIVPDNYKQAYDVKSVIAAFADVDSFFEVQSDWGKNVVIGFARLDGEVVGIVANQPKVLAGSLDVDGSDKAGRFVRFCDAFNIPLLALVDVPGYMPGSKQEYSGIIRHGAKLLYAFAEATVPKVTLILRKAFGGAYIAMNSKDVGADYVFALPIAQVAVMGAEGAVEIINKKEIAAAPDPVAARAQCIAKYEEELMNPYVAASMGVVDEVVRPADVRKRLVTAFDALKTKEQKRHWKKHANIPL; this is translated from the coding sequence ATGTGGAATGAAAAGCATATGACGAAACTGGAAGGTCTCCTGGCTCAAGCCCAGGCGGCCGGTGGTGCGGCACGTGTCGATAAGCAGCACCAGTCCGGTAAGTTTACTGCACGTGAGCGCATGGAAATGCTGTTTGATGCAGGCACCTTTGTGGAAATTGGCGCTCTCCGCAAGTCCAGCAACCGCGTCCTTAAAGAAAGCAAGGTGATTTTGGGCGACGGTGTCGTGACGGGTTATGGCAAGGTGAATGGCCGCCTTGTTTTTGCTTCTTCTCAAGATTTTACCGTGGGTGGCGGTGCCTTGGGCCAGTGCCACGCCGAAAAGATTTGCCGCGTTTTGGATATGGCTGTCGAGGCTGGTGCCCCGTTTGTCGCGCTGAACGATAGTGGTGGAGCCCGCATTGACGAAGGCGTGTTCTCGCTCGCCGGTTATAGCGCCATCATGGCCCGCAACGTGTGGGCTTCGGGCGTGATTCCCCAGATTGCCGTGATTATGGGCCCCTGCGCTGGCGGTGCCTGCTATTCTCCGGCTCTGAGCGACTTTATCTTCATGACCAAGCAGACGAGCCAGATGTTCTTGACCGGCCCGGCTGTGGTGAAGCAGGTGATGGGCGAAAACATTACCGCTGCCGAACTGGGTGGCGCTCCGGTGCATACCTCCAAGTCTGGCGTGGCGCACTTCATGTACGACGACGACAAGTCCTGCCTCGAAGGCGTGCGCAAGTTGTTGAGCTATTTGCCGCAGAGCAACCGCAAGGGAACTGCCGAATGCAACTGCAAGCTTGCCGAAGCCGCCAAGAATGATGAAGCGGGCTTCTTCAAGAAGTTGTTCTCCAAGTCTGAATCGAACGATGTGGCTGCTTCGTTCGACAACAGCGCAACGATCCAGGACATTGTTCCGGATAACTACAAGCAGGCCTACGACGTGAAGTCGGTGATTGCCGCCTTTGCCGATGTCGACAGTTTCTTCGAAGTGCAGAGCGACTGGGGCAAGAACGTGGTGATTGGCTTTGCTCGCCTGGACGGTGAAGTTGTTGGTATTGTTGCGAACCAGCCCAAGGTGCTCGCGGGTTCCTTGGATGTGGATGGTTCCGACAAGGCTGGCCGTTTCGTGCGCTTCTGCGACGCGTTCAACATTCCGCTTCTCGCGCTTGTTGACGTTCCGGGGTACATGCCGGGTTCCAAGCAGGAATACTCGGGCATTATCCGCCACGGTGCAAAGCTCCTGTATGCCTTTGCCGAAGCGACCGTGCCGAAGGTGACGCTCATTCTGCGCAAGGCCTTCGGTGGTGCCTACATCGCCATGAACAGCAAGGACGTGGGTGCCGACTACGTGTTCGCCCTCCCGATTGCCCAGGTGGCCGTGATGGGTGCCGAAGGTGCCGTGGAAATCATCAACAAGAAGGAAATCGCTGCGGCTCCGGATCCGGTGGCTGCCCGTGCTCAGTGCATTGCCAAGTACGAAGAAGAACTGATGAACCCCTACGTGGCCGCCTCCATGGGCGTGGTCGACGAGGTCGTCCGTCCTGCCGACGTGCGCAAGCGCCTGGTGACTGCTTTTGACGCCTTGAAGACCAAGGAACAGAAGAGACACTGGAAAAAGCACGCCAACATCCCGCTGTAA
- a CDS encoding thiazole synthase, whose protein sequence is MDDKLVIGGHEFTSRFILGSGKYSLKLIEAAVRDAGAQIVTLAVRRANTKDHENILDYIPKGVTLLPNTSGARTADEAVRIARLSRELGCGDFVKIEIMRDTKYLLPDNYETIKATETLAKEGFVVMPYMYPDLNVARDLANAGAAAVMPLAAPIGSNKGLSTREFIQILIDEIDLPIIVDAGIGKPSEACAAMEMGAAAIMANTALATAGDLPMMAQSFKLAIEAGRKAYLAGLGRVLTRGASASDPLTGFLRD, encoded by the coding sequence ATGGACGACAAATTGGTTATCGGCGGGCATGAATTTACGTCCCGCTTTATCCTGGGCTCGGGAAAATACTCCCTCAAGTTGATTGAAGCTGCGGTGCGCGATGCGGGGGCACAGATTGTGACCCTGGCGGTGCGCCGTGCGAATACGAAGGACCACGAGAATATCCTTGACTACATTCCGAAGGGTGTGACGCTGTTGCCGAATACGTCCGGCGCCCGCACCGCCGATGAGGCGGTCCGCATCGCGCGCCTTTCCCGCGAACTCGGCTGCGGTGATTTCGTCAAGATCGAAATCATGCGCGACACGAAGTACCTTTTGCCCGATAACTACGAGACCATCAAGGCGACCGAAACCCTCGCGAAGGAGGGTTTCGTGGTGATGCCGTACATGTACCCGGATCTGAACGTGGCGCGCGACCTCGCTAACGCGGGTGCCGCAGCCGTGATGCCGCTTGCAGCCCCCATCGGGAGCAACAAGGGCCTTTCCACGCGCGAGTTCATCCAGATCCTCATCGACGAAATCGACTTGCCAATCATCGTGGATGCGGGTATCGGCAAACCGTCCGAAGCCTGTGCCGCTATGGAAATGGGTGCCGCCGCTATCATGGCGAACACGGCGCTTGCGACTGCTGGCGACTTGCCGATGATGGCCCAGAGTTTCAAGCTTGCTATCGAGGCGGGTCGCAAGGCCTACCTCGCAGGCCTTGGGCGCGTTCTCACGCGCGGGGCTTCCGCCTCCGACCCGCTCACGGGATTCTTGAGAGATTAG
- the thiH gene encoding 2-iminoacetate synthase ThiH: MNSERKDNNYLFDSGNLSEGALAKKHRIETDPSARTNIMDYLPGMEVIQSDIADKVLSESENYDYSKYTGKDVKRALEHERCTLEDFKALLSPAAAPYLEQMAAKAKIETSKHFGNNVYFFTPLYIANYCENYCVYCGFNCYNHIKRMQLTMEQIEHEMKIIADSGMEEILILTGESRAKSSVEYIGEACKLARKYFRMVGVEVYPVNVDEYRYLHECGVDYVTVFQETYDKVRFEKLHLLGHKRVFPYRFDSQERALMAGMRGVAFSALLGLSDFRRDALASALHVYYLQKKYPHAEMSLSCPRLRPIINNDKIDPLDVHEKELCQVLCAYRIFLPFVGITVSSRESKEFRNGIVKIAATKVSAGVSTGIGDHESKYSGHDDGEGGDEQFEINDSRSFNDMYGDISGEGLQPVLNDYLYV; the protein is encoded by the coding sequence ATGAATTCAGAAAGAAAAGACAACAATTACCTGTTCGATTCCGGAAACCTTTCGGAAGGCGCTCTCGCCAAGAAGCACCGCATAGAGACGGACCCGAGCGCCCGCACGAACATCATGGATTACCTGCCCGGCATGGAAGTCATCCAGTCGGACATCGCCGACAAGGTCCTCTCCGAATCCGAGAACTACGATTATTCCAAGTACACCGGCAAGGACGTGAAGCGCGCCCTGGAACATGAACGCTGCACGCTCGAAGACTTCAAGGCGCTCCTTTCTCCGGCCGCGGCTCCGTACTTGGAACAGATGGCCGCGAAGGCGAAAATCGAGACGAGCAAGCACTTCGGCAACAACGTCTATTTCTTCACGCCGCTCTACATTGCGAACTACTGCGAAAATTACTGCGTCTATTGCGGGTTCAACTGCTACAACCATATCAAGCGCATGCAGCTCACGATGGAGCAGATTGAGCACGAGATGAAAATCATCGCCGACAGCGGCATGGAAGAAATCCTGATTCTCACCGGCGAAAGCCGCGCCAAAAGCAGCGTGGAATACATCGGTGAGGCCTGCAAGCTTGCGCGCAAGTATTTCCGCATGGTGGGCGTGGAAGTCTACCCGGTCAATGTCGACGAGTACCGCTACCTGCACGAATGCGGCGTGGATTACGTGACCGTCTTCCAGGAAACCTACGACAAGGTGCGTTTCGAAAAGCTCCACCTGCTCGGTCACAAGCGCGTATTCCCGTACCGCTTCGACTCGCAGGAACGCGCCCTGATGGCGGGCATGCGCGGTGTCGCGTTCTCCGCACTCCTCGGCCTCTCGGACTTCCGCCGCGATGCGCTTGCATCCGCGTTGCACGTCTACTACTTGCAAAAGAAGTATCCGCACGCCGAGATGAGTCTCAGCTGCCCGAGACTGCGCCCCATCATCAACAACGACAAGATCGACCCGCTCGACGTTCACGAGAAGGAACTCTGCCAGGTGCTCTGCGCCTATCGCATCTTCCTCCCGTTCGTGGGCATCACGGTCTCGAGCCGCGAAAGCAAGGAATTCCGCAACGGCATCGTGAAGATTGCGGCAACCAAGGTCTCTGCCGGCGTTTCGACGGGCATTGGCGACCACGAAAGCAAGTACAGCGGTCACGATGACGGGGAAGGCGGCGACGAGCAGTTTGAAATTAACGACTCTCGCAGCTTTAACGATATGTACGGCGACATTTCGGGCGAAGGTTTACAGCCCGTGCTGAACGATTACCTTTACGTGTAG
- the thiE gene encoding thiamine phosphate synthase — MRKNLDMTLYFITDSTCVPEERFLPVVEAACKGGATIIQLREKDKSTREYMRLATATHEITARYGIPLIIDDRVDVALAIGAEGVHVGQSDMPAHLARKLMGDDKIVGVTAKTVPQALEAYEQGADYLGCGAIYPTTTHVNTVITPVETLKDVVKAVPIPVNAIGGLNKDNIFVLKGSGIAGICVVSAIMKVADPETATRELKQAFREL; from the coding sequence ATGCGCAAAAATCTCGATATGACGCTTTACTTTATCACCGACAGCACTTGCGTTCCCGAAGAACGCTTCTTGCCCGTGGTGGAGGCGGCCTGCAAGGGCGGCGCGACGATTATCCAGCTGCGCGAAAAGGACAAGTCTACACGGGAGTACATGCGGCTTGCAACGGCGACGCACGAAATTACCGCCCGTTATGGAATCCCGCTGATTATCGACGACCGCGTGGACGTGGCGCTTGCCATCGGAGCGGAAGGCGTACATGTGGGGCAGAGCGACATGCCTGCGCATCTGGCTCGCAAATTGATGGGCGATGACAAAATCGTGGGTGTTACGGCCAAGACGGTGCCGCAGGCGCTCGAAGCTTACGAGCAGGGTGCTGATTACTTGGGCTGCGGTGCGATTTACCCTACGACGACTCACGTAAATACGGTCATTACCCCGGTAGAAACGCTCAAGGACGTTGTGAAGGCCGTGCCCATTCCCGTCAACGCCATCGGCGGGCTCAACAAGGACAACATCTTTGTGCTGAAGGGTTCCGGCATCGCGGGAATCTGCGTTGTCTCCGCAATTATGAAGGTGGCCGACCCCGAGACTGCTACACGCGAACTCAAGCAAGCGTTTAGGGAATTATAA
- a CDS encoding M23 family metallopeptidase, with amino-acid sequence MQFFRKVALGSILAPIVLSLACIATPAEAAATTGAKKDEKSSVQEKGKNAAKKKPAKKSKPAKSKGKKSSKGSDKVLIDANDPKAFTKAILMEKKGVKYEVVGEKRPAAPKVEQKKKPIDIYLDLSKMLVPITHEALVGSPYGIRDHRLHRGVDVNVIKNEPVVAALPGRVIMSRYNAGGYGHYIIVEHENGLQTLYGHLSERLQKVDDYVYPGDIVGLAGSTGKSSSAHLHFEIRYGEVNIDPATVIDFPHWSLKKGVEKFSIKKATIAHRNIQNKLKKYNYYVVKKGDTLGDIANWFNISVESLCRINNLNKDAPLRIGLKLHGSKN; translated from the coding sequence GTGCAGTTTTTCCGGAAAGTAGCCCTGGGCAGCATTCTCGCCCCCATAGTGCTTTCGCTAGCGTGCATAGCCACGCCCGCCGAAGCAGCGGCAACTACCGGAGCAAAGAAGGACGAAAAGAGTTCAGTCCAAGAAAAGGGCAAGAACGCAGCAAAGAAGAAGCCCGCAAAAAAATCCAAACCGGCAAAGAGCAAAGGCAAAAAAAGCAGCAAGGGTTCGGACAAGGTCCTGATCGACGCGAATGACCCCAAGGCCTTCACCAAGGCCATCCTCATGGAAAAGAAGGGAGTCAAGTACGAAGTCGTCGGAGAAAAGCGTCCAGCCGCACCCAAGGTCGAACAAAAAAAGAAACCCATAGACATTTACCTGGACCTTTCCAAGATGCTCGTGCCTATCACGCACGAGGCTCTAGTCGGCTCCCCCTACGGAATCCGCGACCACCGCCTGCACAGGGGTGTCGACGTGAACGTAATCAAGAACGAACCTGTCGTTGCTGCACTGCCGGGCAGAGTCATCATGTCGAGGTACAATGCGGGCGGATACGGGCACTACATCATCGTGGAGCACGAGAACGGGCTCCAAACACTTTACGGGCATTTGTCCGAAAGATTGCAGAAAGTCGATGATTACGTCTATCCCGGAGATATCGTCGGATTGGCGGGCAGCACAGGCAAATCCTCGTCGGCGCATCTCCACTTTGAAATCCGTTATGGCGAAGTCAACATTGATCCCGCCACCGTCATCGACTTTCCGCATTGGTCCTTGAAAAAAGGCGTAGAAAAGTTCTCGATAAAAAAAGCCACTATCGCCCACCGGAACATTCAGAACAAACTCAAGAAATACAATTATTACGTGGTCAAGAAAGGCGACACCCTCGGGGATATCGCCAACTGGTTCAATATTTCTGTTGAGTCGCTCTGCAGAATCAACAATCTCAATAAAGACGCCCCGCTCCGAATCGGGTTGAAACTGCACGGAAGTAAAAATTAA
- a CDS encoding DMT family protein, translating to MKAGIFTILLLIISNVFMTAAWYGNLKLKEMHISTDWPLILVILASWGVALIEYFFMIPANTIGSRINGGPFSLMQLKVIQEAISITVFTVIATTVFNNEALQWNHIVAFVLIVAAVFFAFLR from the coding sequence ATGAAAGCCGGAATTTTTACCATCCTCCTCCTCATCATCAGCAACGTGTTCATGACCGCCGCCTGGTACGGCAACCTCAAGCTGAAGGAAATGCACATCAGCACCGACTGGCCGCTCATCCTCGTGATTCTCGCGTCGTGGGGCGTGGCACTCATTGAGTACTTCTTCATGATCCCGGCCAACACCATCGGCAGCCGCATCAATGGCGGGCCGTTCAGCCTCATGCAGCTCAAGGTCATCCAGGAAGCCATCTCCATCACCGTATTCACGGTCATCGCGACCACGGTATTCAACAACGAAGCGCTCCAGTGGAACCACATCGTCGCCTTCGTACTGATTGTCGCCGCGGTGTTCTTCGCATTCCTCAGGTAG
- a CDS encoding DUF4416 family protein, with translation MGELRTPAKVKIIVGILAKDSQAVESVRETLCEKFGPEDLNLAPFPFTFTNYYVDEIGSAPVRAFFSYENLVERETIVDIKLWTNDIELEIAEKNGTPGLRPVNLDPGYMTLGQFFLATTKDQRQRVYMQRGIFVEPTLYFQDGHFHAFDWTYRDYQSEKYIQYLEQVRARLAYQMSTGKPYRLRRENGPTGLQTKDERGSRPEARETKGDARQGGHDTV, from the coding sequence ATGGGCGAACTCAGGACACCGGCCAAGGTCAAGATTATCGTGGGCATCCTCGCAAAAGATTCGCAAGCGGTCGAATCGGTACGGGAGACTTTGTGCGAAAAGTTCGGCCCCGAAGACCTGAACCTAGCCCCATTCCCCTTTACGTTCACCAACTACTACGTTGACGAAATCGGCAGCGCCCCCGTCCGCGCGTTCTTCAGCTACGAGAACCTGGTGGAACGCGAAACCATCGTAGACATCAAGCTCTGGACAAACGATATCGAGCTCGAAATCGCCGAAAAGAACGGCACTCCGGGGTTGCGGCCCGTGAACCTCGACCCGGGCTACATGACACTCGGGCAGTTTTTCCTCGCCACCACCAAGGACCAGCGCCAGCGCGTGTACATGCAGCGCGGGATCTTCGTGGAGCCGACGCTTTACTTCCAGGACGGGCACTTCCACGCCTTCGACTGGACCTACCGCGATTACCAGAGCGAAAAGTACATCCAATATTTGGAACAAGTCCGCGCCCGCCTCGCCTACCAGATGAGCACGGGAAAGCCGTACCGACTCAGACGAGAGAACGGCCCTACGGGCCTACAGACGAAAGACGAGAGAGGCTCCAGGCCCGAGGCTCGAGAAACAAAAGGAGATGCCCGTCAAGGCGGGCATGACACAGTTTAA
- a CDS encoding glutaminyl-peptide cyclotransferase, which produces MIRSLSLPKGSSLISRLLPLVFLLSSLVFAETPRVVPTIVDSVSHETSHFTQGLFFDGSDLIESTGQYGGSGLYRRTLEGKILDSARLVERYFGEGSVAVGEDIFYLTWKSKKAFIYNRKPFKAKGEFRIPTEGWGLTYWHDALLMSNGSDELLKIALGAFNVIGTIHVTDEGRPVPMLNELEVVGNTLYANIWQTALIAVIELPSGKVVKYLDFSAKAKDVKKRYPSADVLNGIAYDGKNLWVTGKNWPQIYKIKF; this is translated from the coding sequence GTGATAAGATCCCTGAGCCTGCCGAAGGGATCCTCTCTCATCTCTCGTCTCCTGCCTCTCGTCTTCCTTCTCTCGTCTCTCGTATTTGCCGAAACCCCGCGCGTTGTGCCGACCATTGTGGATTCCGTTTCGCACGAGACGTCCCATTTTACGCAAGGCCTTTTCTTTGACGGTTCCGATTTGATCGAAAGTACGGGCCAGTATGGCGGCTCGGGACTTTACCGCCGCACGCTCGAAGGGAAAATCCTCGATTCCGCACGCCTTGTTGAACGCTATTTCGGCGAGGGTTCCGTGGCCGTGGGGGAGGACATCTTCTACCTCACTTGGAAATCGAAAAAAGCGTTTATCTACAATCGCAAGCCGTTCAAGGCGAAGGGCGAGTTCCGCATCCCGACAGAAGGATGGGGGCTTACGTATTGGCACGACGCCCTGCTCATGAGTAACGGTTCGGATGAACTTTTGAAAATCGCCCTGGGAGCATTCAACGTCATCGGAACAATCCATGTGACCGATGAAGGTAGGCCTGTGCCTATGCTCAACGAATTGGAAGTGGTCGGGAACACGCTTTACGCCAACATCTGGCAGACGGCGCTAATCGCCGTCATCGAACTCCCCAGCGGCAAGGTTGTCAAGTACCTGGATTTCTCCGCCAAGGCCAAGGACGTGAAAAAACGCTATCCCTCCGCCGACGTGCTGAACGGAATCGCCTACGACGGCAAGAACCTGTGGGTCACAGGGAAAAACTGGCCGCAGATCTACAAGATCAAGTTTTAG
- a CDS encoding fibrobacter succinogenes major paralogous domain-containing protein has translation MSRFCLGLALWALLLALSACGGDSKGTDPKDAEPGENVDTVVSTFDDLPSCTRDHEGATAYVEDEKKAYVCESKRWTVNDSLTESIQNKDSDSAKDAESGENVDTVVPSFDDLPACTGDRNGKTAYVEDEDSAYVCKKGLWVVDDSLTKAIQPDSEKKSSSSAKAKSSSNKASDSSSSDKSRSSSSAVKTSSSSKDGKSSSSDEKNSSSSSVALPCKTETEDNCEYGTLTDDRDGQTYKTVKIGEQWWMAENLNYRYIQQTYNGGEGDSSSYCYDNDPANCEKYGRLYLWSAAMDSAGIISDNTANGCGYGEICNLDNVKVRGVCPEGWHLPDTTEWNALFNAVGGGETAGVMLKSTEGWYSKGNGSDAYSFSALPAGYRDYDGNYDYEGPNADFWSSTEYGSSLAYFMFLYYCDDNAYLYGLNKGHGFSVRCLKD, from the coding sequence ATGAGTCGTTTTTGTTTAGGTCTTGCTTTGTGGGCCTTGTTGCTTGCGCTTTCGGCTTGCGGTGGCGACAGCAAGGGAACCGACCCCAAGGATGCTGAACCTGGCGAGAATGTCGATACAGTAGTTTCCACTTTTGACGACTTGCCATCTTGCACGAGGGATCACGAAGGCGCTACCGCTTATGTGGAAGATGAGAAGAAGGCCTATGTCTGCGAAAGCAAGCGCTGGACGGTCAATGATTCCTTGACGGAATCGATTCAGAACAAGGACTCCGACTCTGCCAAGGATGCTGAATCTGGCGAGAATGTCGATACAGTAGTTCCCTCTTTTGACGACTTGCCTGCTTGCACAGGGGATCGCAACGGCAAGACTGCCTATGTGGAAGACGAGGATTCTGCCTATGTCTGTAAGAAGGGGCTCTGGGTCGTTGACGATTCGTTGACTAAGGCGATTCAGCCGGACTCGGAGAAAAAGTCCTCGTCAAGCGCAAAAGCGAAGTCTAGTTCTAATAAGGCAAGTGACTCTAGCAGCAGCGACAAATCACGGTCAAGTTCTAGCGCGGTAAAAACGTCCAGCAGCAGTAAAGATGGCAAGTCTAGTAGTTCAGATGAAAAAAACAGCTCATCGAGTTCTGTGGCTTTGCCTTGTAAAACCGAGACTGAGGACAACTGCGAATATGGCACCCTGACGGACGACAGGGACGGACAGACTTACAAGACGGTGAAAATCGGTGAACAGTGGTGGATGGCGGAAAATTTGAACTATAGATATATTCAGCAGACATATAATGGAGGCGAAGGAGACTCTTCTAGCTATTGTTATGATAATGACCCCGCTAATTGCGAGAAATATGGCCGCTTGTACCTGTGGAGCGCGGCAATGGATAGCGCTGGTATTATATCTGATAACACGGCTAATGGTTGCGGTTATGGGGAAATCTGCAACCTCGACAACGTCAAGGTTCGTGGTGTATGCCCTGAAGGCTGGCACCTGCCCGATACCACGGAATGGAACGCCCTGTTCAATGCGGTAGGGGGGGGAGAAACGGCAGGAGTAATGCTAAAGTCCACGGAAGGCTGGTATTCCAAAGGCAATGGCTCGGACGCCTATTCCTTCTCGGCGTTGCCTGCTGGCTACAGGGACTACGATGGGAATTACGACTACGAGGGCCCCAACGCGGACTTTTGGAGTTCTACGGAGTACGGTAGCAGCCTCGCGTACTTCATGTTCTTGTACTACTGCGACGACAATGCGTACCTGTACGGCCTCAATAAGGGCCACGGGTTCTCTGTTCGTTGCCTTAAGGACTAG
- a CDS encoding PD-(D/E)XK nuclease family transposase: MTREEFAKFLKDLKTAKENNQDIDAIVKARENENVYVYNDACFKRIFADERNIALTKDLVNACLNLVGSDRIANVKLTNPYIPGELGYKSGEPDLVLVNERNDGEPCDRISLEVQHEGSDFYNDRLVFYVARHTGNMVASGEIPKLKNLQLVSFQFFDAFPWSMSHNYRHTVQLRNQEHLLFFEKQTITIIEVKKFFEQTSAFAEDRSRLAQWLRAIDTLNREADFSEFEGDPIFKDLRDAVKLYNFSSGYLLKEGMKVMDVVYAEYIGEERKAKAIARKLLAMGDSVEKICAATGLYKKQVLKLQNEDTEES; this comes from the coding sequence ATGACTAGAGAAGAATTTGCCAAATTTCTCAAGGATCTCAAGACGGCCAAGGAGAACAACCAGGACATCGACGCTATCGTCAAGGCGCGCGAGAACGAAAATGTCTACGTCTACAACGACGCATGTTTCAAGAGGATTTTCGCTGACGAAAGGAACATCGCCCTCACGAAGGATCTTGTGAACGCCTGCCTGAACCTCGTGGGTTCAGATCGCATCGCCAACGTGAAACTGACGAACCCCTACATCCCCGGCGAGCTGGGATACAAGTCGGGCGAACCCGACCTGGTGCTTGTTAACGAGCGAAACGACGGCGAGCCCTGCGACCGGATTTCCCTGGAAGTGCAACACGAGGGAAGCGATTTTTACAACGACAGGCTTGTCTTCTACGTGGCGCGCCACACCGGCAACATGGTGGCGAGCGGCGAGATTCCGAAACTCAAGAATCTCCAGCTTGTCAGTTTCCAGTTCTTCGACGCGTTCCCGTGGAGCATGTCGCACAATTACCGCCATACGGTGCAGCTGCGGAACCAGGAGCATCTGCTTTTCTTCGAGAAGCAGACCATCACCATCATCGAGGTGAAAAAGTTCTTTGAGCAGACAAGCGCATTCGCCGAAGACCGCAGCCGCCTTGCCCAGTGGCTCCGCGCCATCGACACGCTGAACCGGGAGGCCGATTTCAGCGAATTCGAGGGCGACCCTATCTTCAAGGACTTGCGCGACGCCGTCAAATTATATAACTTTAGTTCGGGATATCTCCTGAAGGAGGGTATGAAGGTGATGGATGTCGTTTACGCCGAATACATCGGCGAAGAGAGAAAGGCCAAGGCGATAGCGAGGAAACTGCTCGCCATGGGGGATTCCGTTGAAAAAATTTGCGCAGCAACGGGCCTTTACAAGAAACAGGTCCTCAAATTGCAGAATGAAGATACGGAAGAGTCCTAA